One stretch of Natronobacterium gregoryi SP2 DNA includes these proteins:
- the fdhF gene encoding formate dehydrogenase subunit alpha, with amino-acid sequence MSTDDPESGPTKTICPYCGVGCGIQVKQGEEPGDVQFMPWGDAPVNEGRVCIKGGAATEVVDHEDRLTEPLIKEDGEFREASWEEAYDLVVEELERIREEYRPDAMGFFGSSKTMNEENYLLQKIARRYGTNNVDNCTRMCHASTVWALRTSLGAGAMTNSMADLEEACDLFWIQGANPGEQHPIANSQYFRQAVLEGATVIQVDPHANKTTRSFQIDETDRHQHLQLNPGTDIPLLNIVLETILDHHEEHPADGWIDEEFVETRTEGFEDLKETLEGFDKEAAAEECGLDLEAIELAAEKYAKADNAAIFTGMGMSQHACGVDNVQNEINLALITGNIGRPGTGVNPLRGQNNVQGTCDVGAMPNVLPGYQLVDDDEARTRVEDVWGFEVPDEPGLTNVEVSHQFGTSVHGLYVMGENPVMSEPDANSVAERIQELEFMVVQDIFMTETAKYADVVLPATTWAERDGTVTNTDRRVQRMRGVDKVHENTKHDLEILSEVGSRLFGGEESRSSESRTESGEGFDFDDPEEVFEELREVCPIYHGMTYDNLGEEGLHWPCYQPGDEGDPFLYEHEFDTESGKGHIEGVTHQPPKETPDDEYPLILTTARLEEHYNTGTMSRRSPTLNRQTPENFVDVHPNDAERYGIEDGEKVGLKSRRGEITVEAQVTEDTKEGVVWTTPHFAAASANKLTNDVLDERAKIPEYKAAAAEIEVGLEPAADD; translated from the coding sequence ATGTCGACTGACGACCCCGAGTCCGGACCGACGAAGACGATCTGTCCGTACTGTGGCGTCGGCTGTGGCATCCAGGTCAAGCAGGGGGAGGAACCGGGCGACGTCCAGTTCATGCCGTGGGGCGACGCGCCGGTAAACGAGGGTCGAGTCTGTATCAAGGGCGGCGCGGCGACGGAGGTCGTCGACCACGAGGACCGACTGACCGAGCCGCTGATCAAAGAGGACGGCGAGTTCCGAGAAGCTAGCTGGGAAGAGGCCTACGACCTGGTCGTCGAGGAACTCGAGCGCATCCGCGAGGAATACCGTCCGGACGCGATGGGCTTTTTCGGCTCCTCGAAGACGATGAACGAGGAGAACTACCTCCTCCAGAAGATCGCTCGCCGGTACGGCACCAACAACGTCGACAACTGTACGCGGATGTGTCACGCTTCGACGGTCTGGGCGCTACGGACGAGCCTGGGCGCGGGCGCGATGACGAACAGCATGGCCGACTTAGAGGAGGCGTGTGACCTGTTCTGGATTCAGGGTGCGAACCCGGGCGAACAGCATCCGATCGCGAACAGCCAGTACTTCCGCCAGGCCGTCCTCGAGGGCGCGACGGTGATCCAGGTCGACCCGCATGCGAACAAGACGACGCGCTCGTTCCAGATCGACGAGACGGATCGCCACCAGCACCTCCAGTTGAACCCCGGCACCGACATTCCGCTACTGAATATCGTCCTCGAGACGATCCTCGACCACCACGAAGAGCACCCGGCGGACGGCTGGATCGACGAGGAGTTCGTCGAGACTCGCACCGAGGGGTTCGAGGATCTGAAAGAGACCCTCGAGGGCTTCGACAAGGAGGCCGCCGCCGAGGAGTGCGGGCTCGATCTGGAAGCGATCGAACTGGCCGCCGAGAAGTACGCGAAAGCGGACAACGCCGCCATCTTCACCGGGATGGGGATGAGTCAGCACGCCTGCGGCGTCGACAATGTCCAAAACGAGATCAACCTCGCGTTGATCACGGGCAACATCGGCCGGCCGGGGACGGGCGTCAACCCGCTTCGGGGACAGAACAACGTCCAGGGGACTTGCGACGTCGGCGCGATGCCGAACGTCCTCCCGGGCTACCAGCTGGTCGACGACGACGAGGCCCGCACCCGCGTCGAGGACGTCTGGGGGTTCGAGGTACCCGACGAACCGGGCCTGACCAACGTCGAAGTCTCCCACCAGTTCGGCACCTCGGTCCACGGTCTGTACGTCATGGGCGAAAACCCCGTCATGTCCGAACCCGACGCCAACAGCGTCGCCGAGCGCATTCAGGAACTCGAGTTCATGGTGGTTCAGGACATCTTCATGACCGAGACGGCGAAGTACGCCGACGTCGTCCTGCCGGCGACGACCTGGGCCGAACGCGACGGCACCGTCACGAACACCGACCGGCGCGTCCAGCGGATGCGCGGCGTCGACAAAGTACACGAGAACACGAAACACGACCTCGAGATCCTCTCGGAAGTCGGCTCTCGGCTATTCGGCGGCGAGGAGTCACGTTCCTCGGAGAGCCGGACGGAGTCCGGCGAGGGCTTCGACTTCGACGATCCCGAGGAGGTGTTCGAGGAGCTCCGCGAGGTCTGTCCGATCTACCACGGGATGACCTACGACAACCTCGGGGAGGAGGGACTGCACTGGCCCTGCTACCAGCCCGGCGACGAGGGCGATCCATTCCTCTACGAACACGAGTTCGACACCGAGAGCGGCAAGGGCCACATCGAGGGCGTCACCCACCAGCCGCCGAAGGAGACGCCCGACGACGAGTACCCGCTGATCCTGACGACCGCGCGTCTCGAGGAACACTACAACACGGGGACGATGAGTCGCCGCTCGCCGACGCTGAACCGCCAGACGCCGGAGAACTTCGTCGACGTCCACCCGAACGACGCCGAACGGTACGGCATCGAGGACGGCGAGAAAGTGGGCCTCAAATCGCGCCGCGGCGAGATCACCGTCGAGGCACAGGTCACCGAGGACACCAAGGAAGGCGTCGTCTGGACGACGCCCCACTTCGCGGCCGCCTCCGCGAACAAGTTGACGAACGACGTCCTCGACGAGCGAGCGAAGATTCCAGAGTACAAGGCCGCAGCCGCAGAGATCGAGGTCGGCCTCGAGCCGGCGGCCGACGACTGA
- a CDS encoding BCCT family transporter, which produces MGIEGVSTAERMLRKLLAPLCVLSGIVVVSGFFFPELVGETISGRAWLTISLVFFASGLSYLAVLPTASDEREQAFDSDYLLRVRRLEVGDVLEGFLDRQDPVTVGVPVLAFGLFFLGQLLLPSTTMAVVAATQAAVTTYAGWLFSGIVLLAVAFCLALLVGPWGSVRLGGSDVEPAYTYPVYFTMVFTAGIAAGIVFWGPAEALFHYETPPSYFEVEPQSEEAAGAALTYALFHWGFWAWSVYIAVGVPIAYYVYQQDAPLRVSTILTPFLGVDNLDSVWCRLVDLLAVFATIGGIATSIALVGDQFLTGIDVQWGVGFGVAESVLFVAGLTFVFVVSAQSGVHRGIRRIAGVNVVLFGLFAALFFAVAPRTVVVESSVHAVGSYARHAVPMSLHLGNGLVADRWVADWTIWNWAWWFSWAPFAGLFLAALSRGRRIRTVVLTGFVATSLATIVWFLLLGSTSLHLQQTSTVDALAAIDAHGRSEAVAGFPVFEAFSIGQLLVFVFLALIVVFMATSADTSTLVVAVLATRREFAPTTGAILFWGIFQGVVAISVLVTDSAELLQAMAVLTGAPFALLALIALVGLAGTLRERERGRRSIVVAIRSRLSENRENDER; this is translated from the coding sequence ATGGGCATCGAGGGCGTCAGCACGGCCGAACGGATGCTCCGGAAGCTGCTGGCCCCGCTCTGTGTTCTCTCGGGAATCGTCGTCGTGTCGGGATTTTTCTTCCCCGAACTCGTCGGCGAGACGATATCCGGTCGCGCCTGGCTCACTATTTCGCTCGTGTTCTTCGCCTCCGGTCTGAGCTACCTTGCAGTGTTACCAACCGCAAGCGACGAGCGCGAACAAGCGTTCGATTCGGACTACCTGCTTCGCGTTCGCCGACTCGAGGTTGGTGACGTTCTCGAGGGGTTTCTCGACCGACAAGATCCGGTTACGGTCGGCGTGCCAGTCCTCGCGTTCGGGCTCTTTTTCCTCGGGCAGTTGTTGCTGCCGTCGACGACGATGGCGGTCGTCGCTGCCACACAGGCGGCCGTCACGACGTATGCAGGCTGGCTGTTCTCCGGAATCGTCTTGCTTGCAGTAGCGTTCTGTCTGGCGCTGCTGGTCGGGCCCTGGGGATCGGTGAGACTTGGTGGATCTGACGTCGAACCGGCCTACACGTATCCGGTCTACTTCACGATGGTCTTCACGGCCGGCATCGCCGCCGGAATCGTCTTCTGGGGGCCGGCGGAAGCGTTGTTTCACTACGAAACGCCGCCGTCGTATTTCGAAGTCGAACCACAGTCAGAGGAGGCGGCGGGAGCGGCGTTGACCTACGCGCTGTTTCACTGGGGATTCTGGGCCTGGAGCGTCTACATCGCCGTCGGCGTGCCGATCGCCTACTACGTGTACCAGCAGGACGCACCGCTTCGGGTATCGACGATACTGACGCCGTTTCTCGGCGTCGACAACCTCGATTCGGTCTGGTGTCGACTCGTCGATCTGCTCGCCGTCTTCGCGACGATCGGCGGCATCGCGACCTCGATCGCACTCGTCGGCGACCAGTTTCTCACGGGGATCGACGTCCAGTGGGGCGTCGGGTTCGGCGTCGCGGAATCGGTCCTGTTCGTCGCCGGATTGACGTTCGTCTTCGTCGTCTCGGCACAGAGCGGCGTCCATCGAGGAATACGGCGGATCGCCGGCGTCAACGTCGTGTTGTTCGGCCTGTTCGCTGCGCTGTTTTTCGCCGTTGCGCCACGAACCGTCGTGGTCGAAAGCAGTGTGCATGCGGTCGGAAGCTACGCGAGACACGCGGTTCCGATGAGTCTCCACCTCGGGAACGGACTGGTCGCCGACCGCTGGGTCGCCGACTGGACGATCTGGAACTGGGCGTGGTGGTTCTCCTGGGCACCGTTTGCCGGCCTCTTTCTGGCGGCGCTCTCCCGAGGTCGGCGCATTCGAACGGTTGTCCTGACGGGATTCGTCGCAACGTCGCTTGCGACGATCGTCTGGTTTCTCCTGCTCGGTTCTACCTCCCTTCACCTCCAGCAGACGAGTACCGTCGACGCGCTCGCGGCGATCGACGCCCACGGTCGGTCCGAAGCCGTCGCAGGCTTTCCGGTCTTCGAGGCGTTCTCGATCGGCCAGTTGCTCGTGTTCGTCTTCCTGGCGCTGATCGTCGTCTTCATGGCGACTTCCGCCGACACGTCGACGCTCGTCGTGGCAGTCCTGGCGACCAGACGCGAGTTCGCCCCGACCACCGGTGCGATCCTCTTCTGGGGCATCTTCCAGGGTGTCGTCGCCATCTCGGTACTTGTCACCGACAGCGCCGAACTCCTGCAGGCAATGGCCGTGTTGACCGGCGCTCCCTTCGCACTCCTCGCCCTGATCGCGCTCGTCGGTCTCGCCGGAACGCTTCGCGAGCGCGAACGCGGACGCCGATCGATCGTCGTTGCCATCCGCTCGAGACTGTCCGAAAACAGAGAAAACGACGAGCGGTGA
- a CDS encoding formate--tetrahydrofolate ligase, with product MSADEGGSIPSDYEIAQSVTTKHITDVVEPYGLEADDLQLLGEETAKVELEAIERLREEGDPAGKTILVTGMTPTPLGEGKTVTTVGLGQALNQLGEDALVAIREPSLGPVFGVKGGAAGGGYSQVLPMEDINLHFTGDLHALTSAHNLIATILDNHIKQGNELDIAVNWINWPRAIDMNDRVLRETVVGLGGDVTGIPREDGFILTAASELMAVLCLADGLEDLKERIARIIVAYDEDGDPVTVDDLGATDAAAILLKDALKPNVVQTIEGTPAFVHGGPFANIAHGTNSLIADEVAAHLSEYLVTEAGFGSDLGAEKFMNIVSRFGDVEPDAVALVASVRALKYHGQDMWPPDVDALEEEDVDAVYDGLENLEKHVRNLQQFGVPVVVAVNRFPQDTDAEVEAVVEHCEDELGVPAAESTVFAEGGEGGIELAEHLVEAADAESEFEPLYDLEASIEEKIETVATEIYGADGVEFHSDARDDIDRLTELGFDDVPICLSKTFHSLSDDASEKGVPEDWTLEVNEIYPSAGAGFLVVLTADVLTLPGLPAEPAAESMELHSDGSISGLF from the coding sequence ATGAGTGCAGACGAAGGCGGATCGATACCGTCGGACTACGAAATCGCACAGTCAGTAACCACGAAACACATCACCGACGTCGTCGAACCCTACGGCCTCGAGGCGGACGACCTCCAACTGCTCGGCGAGGAGACAGCGAAGGTCGAACTCGAGGCCATCGAGCGGCTCCGCGAGGAGGGCGACCCCGCGGGCAAGACGATCCTCGTCACCGGGATGACGCCGACGCCGCTAGGCGAGGGGAAGACGGTGACGACGGTCGGACTCGGGCAGGCGTTGAACCAACTCGGGGAAGACGCGCTCGTCGCGATCCGGGAACCGTCGCTTGGCCCCGTCTTCGGCGTCAAAGGCGGGGCCGCGGGCGGTGGCTACTCGCAGGTGCTCCCGATGGAGGACATCAACCTCCACTTCACGGGCGACCTGCACGCGTTGACCTCCGCACACAACCTCATCGCGACGATACTGGACAACCACATCAAGCAGGGCAACGAACTCGACATCGCGGTCAACTGGATCAACTGGCCGCGTGCGATCGACATGAACGATCGGGTCCTCCGCGAGACGGTCGTCGGCCTGGGCGGCGACGTGACCGGCATCCCCCGCGAGGACGGGTTCATCCTGACCGCTGCCTCGGAACTGATGGCCGTGCTCTGTCTCGCCGACGGACTCGAGGACCTCAAAGAACGCATCGCACGGATCATCGTCGCCTACGACGAGGACGGCGACCCGGTCACGGTCGACGACCTCGGCGCGACCGACGCCGCCGCGATCCTCTTGAAAGACGCACTGAAACCCAACGTCGTCCAGACGATCGAGGGGACGCCGGCGTTCGTCCACGGCGGTCCGTTCGCCAATATCGCCCACGGCACCAACTCCCTGATCGCCGACGAGGTCGCCGCCCACCTCTCGGAGTACCTCGTCACCGAAGCCGGCTTCGGCTCCGACCTGGGGGCCGAGAAGTTCATGAACATCGTCTCCCGCTTCGGCGACGTCGAACCCGACGCCGTCGCTCTCGTCGCCTCCGTCCGCGCGCTGAAGTACCACGGCCAGGACATGTGGCCGCCAGACGTCGACGCACTCGAGGAAGAAGACGTCGACGCCGTCTACGACGGCCTCGAGAACCTGGAGAAACACGTCCGGAACCTCCAGCAGTTCGGCGTCCCGGTCGTCGTCGCCGTCAACCGCTTCCCGCAGGACACCGACGCCGAGGTCGAGGCCGTCGTCGAGCACTGCGAGGACGAACTCGGCGTGCCGGCCGCAGAGTCGACCGTCTTCGCCGAGGGCGGCGAAGGCGGGATCGAACTCGCCGAACACCTCGTCGAGGCTGCCGACGCCGAGTCGGAGTTCGAACCGCTGTACGACCTCGAGGCTTCCATCGAAGAGAAGATCGAGACCGTCGCCACCGAGATCTACGGTGCCGACGGCGTCGAGTTCCACAGCGACGCCAGAGACGACATCGACCGGCTGACAGAACTGGGGTTCGACGACGTGCCGATCTGTCTCTCGAAGACGTTCCACTCGCTGAGCGACGACGCGAGCGAGAAGGGCGTCCCCGAGGACTGGACGCTCGAGGTAAACGAGATTTACCCGTCGGCAGGAGCGGGTTTCCTGGTGGTGTTGACCGCCGACGTGCTCACGCTGCCGGGGCTCCCGGCGGAGCCAGCAGCCGAGAGCATGGAACTGCACTCCGACGGGAGTATTTCGGGGCTGTTCTGA